Within the Mastacembelus armatus chromosome 10, fMasArm1.2, whole genome shotgun sequence genome, the region GCCACAGGCAGCAGCTTCACTTTAGACAAAGCTGCGCTGCAACATTTCTCCTCCAAAAAAGGAGCCAACCACTGAAGCTGTTTACTCAGAACAGACCTGACTATGAGCTTCAACAGCATGTGTAGTGAGGGGAGAGCTACATGAGGCGTCACCAGGATCATTTTAGTTGAACACGCTGAAATAAGCTAATTAGTTTTTCTTACTTGTTGATGTGcttatttaaagtacaaataatatatatttagcaTTCAATGCACaatctttcattttaatttgtgtttttctttttttgtttgtttcattttaatgtagtGGATCATTAATTAAACAGTAAATTGAACAGGCTGCCATCAGTGAAGCACACTGGAAAACACTTTAGCAAATCTATTGAACCTGTTTCTCAATAAACCAACAAACGTCTGATCACagttaaaatgctgcttttgcCAAAAACACCAGGGTGGGACAAATGAATGATGAGCACCGCCCCCTCTCTCAGCAACGACCAATGAAAAGCATCAAAcctggacgtgtgtgtgtgcacttgtatagctatctttgtgagtaccattttTAGCATGTTTCTATTAAAATGAGGACACTTTCCTGatcctcacttttttcagactcctgtttaaGGGGTTaggacttggttttagggttagggttagaattaggtttaggttagtgttagggtctagggaaagcattatgtctatgagtgtcctGACAAAGATGGCTATgcatataagtgtgtgtgtgtgtgtgtgtgtgtgtgtgtgtgtgtgtgtgtgtgtgtgtgtcctgctccTTTAAACTTCCCCTGTGAGTCTTTGTGATGATACtgataataattataaaataaaataccaaagCTGCATTTTagttgctgttttaaaaagacagaacatCAGTGTGAGTCCAGTGGTCTGAGATTAAAACATagtgacagagaagaaaagctcCTTTATATTCACACCTCAGTTTGAAAGCTCGACCACAACAGTGCTGAAGTTTCCGTGCATCATTTGTTTGTCAGTGGTGACTgaatgcatgtttatgtgtttatgtgtgaaagtACAAAGTAGGACACAAAGTACATCAAAGTATTTACTGcagggtttttgttttaaatcacattGTACAGTTTCTGCTCTTCCTGTGTTCACCTCTTTTTATGGACACTGCATTGTCTCTAATTGCATTTGATTGTCTGTACACTTTTAGTATTTAAAAGAACTTTATTTGCATTGTGGTCAACAGTCAGTTTACCTGGTGATGGCCACAAACCGTGACATGTCACTCTAAGAATGTCACTCTAAGTGGCTGCAGATTTGACCTTTTCAAGTTTTATATGTAAATTATTTGGTATAGTGTTATTTTACTGCAAAGCAAAaccttattttttattaaaacatatttttttcctttgaaatcTTTAGTATTCATAATGTGTTGGTTCAAATTTCATCAAgtgtaatttattaatttagttGATTGATccttcacaaataaaaaatgtaggTCAGTTTAGTCTGAATGTCTAGTGGGTGAGAAAGTTTCTTTGAGACCCTGTGATAAAGCAGTACTTTGCTGCTGCCTCACCCCCGTCTATGATTGTTGCAAGTTTGCAGTAGGATGGTCTAGCAACCTTTCGTCACAATCTCTGCTGAGCTCAAGTGTTTCCTTGCAGGGATTGACAAGCGCAGTTGGCAGGCGCTGGTGTTGATGAGCTGGttcctttgtctttctgtgttgttAAGACAAAGATGGATGAAACACATTGATAGCAAATGAAGCTGCACATTTAAGTGCTGTTTTTCTCACTGGTTTGTTAAGACCAAAAATAGAGCTAAAATCAAAGTGGATACTGTGACACATCACTGCTTATATTACTCTATATCTGCAAGGAAACGGTTCATTAACAAGTCTGAGCTTACAGTAAATGTCAGGTTAATATGTCAGCTCTCCATTCACAGCTTCACCACAGCCTACATGAGATTTAACAAAGTTTTGAGTGAGCACAATAAAGGTTTTACAGATACTAAAAGATACTACAGCCTAACACATGTTCTGTATAAAAACAATTCAGTTTTCAGATTTAGTTAATTTCAGTTCTGACCCCCACAATATTTTAGTCTGCTTTACAGTACAAGGTAGCACTGCAGCCACATAAATACAGCATACTGCAGTCGCAGTATGTAGTAATCATATCATATCAATACCCTTAATCATATCACATCATTTCACTACAGTATAAGACAATACCACTTGAAATCACTGAACCTTGAGTACTCTCTAAAGTACCACTGTATATATAGAGAGAGCTCCCTGACtgaaattaaaatctttttccATGAACATCTTGATCAAAACAACCACAGGCgacaaacattaaaacagaCACTGTATGTCTAGCACAGACAAAATACTGCTTGTCCTGCACTGTGTCAAGAGCATACTGTTATGTTTCTATGTTGAGACCAGACCTTATTGATTATCTTGTACCTGCTGCTTGGAGAATAACTTTGATTCCATTTCTGTTCTGATCACAAGGATAATGCAAAGTTAAGGGGTTTTAGGTCTTTGGGGAAATCTTACAACTAAATGTCTTAGTGCCATAATAAATGACAGGAATATGTTAAAGGGACAAGGAACagaaacatgctgtttttttgttttatttttgttttttacttagagacaaagaaaataatgtgcTGTTGTAGTATTAGTTCACATAAGGatcaaatgacataaaaaagGATTTGTAAAGTGATCAGTTGTGTCAGTTAGTGAAACCCaccatgaaacatgaaacaaaaacttgctgttgttgtttcatGGGTTTAGGTAGGAAAGATGCCTGATATTATTTCCACTGACATAATACAGTGAAACACCAACGTAATGAGGGGCCAATCATGTTGCTCTAAAATTGTTTCCTCCCACTCATTATGATTACATAATGAAAGGCGACTGGCAAAAAGCGAATCATTTCTATGAGGCATACTAAATTACAGCAGTCTCTAATGGAATAACCAGAAAATGttgattatattttatatgcTGCTGATGCTCAGAGTAGGACGTAAGTATATGCAGAAAGGTCAGATTTACAGttctgtatttatttcacttATTGTCTTTTACAGTAATAAAAGAGAGGCACAATAAGATTTTTCATTGTTCTGTCTAATGTGTTTACAGGATGCACAGATGATCAGAACTTTGAGACAAAGACTATTCATGTTGGAGATGATGTGAACCTGACATGTCCCCGTGAATCTTCCGGAACCTTGTTTTGGATCAGGCTTGTTTCTGGAAACTTTCCTAAAATCTTAGGAAAAACTTTTGACATTGACACTGATTCTCGCATTACAGCCAGTGAAGAGCCTCGAATATTTGTTCTGCATATTACAAAAGCAGAGCTAAGTGATACTGGAGTTTACTACTGTTTGAAAACTCAACAACAAACCTTCATATTTTTGAAAGGAACAGAGCTGAGAGttaaaggtaaataaaaaagaaaatattttgttgatttCTTATAAACTGCCCATTCGTGCAGCTTAGTCTCCTTACTTTCTTCTATACAGTTGACATGTTTagacaatttatttaaaaattagatTTATGTCATAAtctatcatttttttctttcatttcccaCGACCAGAACCAGATATCACTACAGTCTCTCCGACTGATCCAGTCCATTCAGGAGACTcagtgactctgcagtgttCAGTCTTCTCTGACTCTGAGAACAAAACATGTCTAGAAGAAAACTCACTGTGCTGTTATAAAGCTGGAGCTCATCAATCTCAAATAAATTTGAATTGCACTCAGGAAAACAGCTCTGCTGGATTAGGAAAGAACCCTGAGAGATACTTTACAAAGAAATGTGTCTGCAGCACCTTCAAAAACATCAGCTCAGATACTTATTACTGTTCTGCAGCCACATGTGGAGAGAAATTATTTGGAAACAGATCAAAACTCAATACTGACGGTAACTATCATATTTCATTATAGTGGTTCAGTTAGCATATTTGTGGGCTTGATGATTAGGGtcaagtgtttgctcataatgtacagtaacatctcatcaacaacaaaaaatgataAATCACTTTTAATAGCACGATTATtaacttttattatttgctCCTTTTCATGCTGTGTCAGCAGTAAACACATGCAGCTCGCATTTGCAGAAGGACAATACAATTCTCTTTCTGTTATGTGCTGCTCTGGCTATAAGTCTGATTGTTATAGCCTTTCTCCTTTATTCAATCGAGAAACTCAAGAAAAAATCCTGTGGTTGTAGCAACGGTAAGAAGTCACTCATCACATCAATCAGTTAAATTGTATTTGACGTGACTGTTtcaatgtgtgtttctgttttataatACAGATGTGGTTGTGCtgcaaacaaatgcaacagTCACTGGTAATCAGGAAAGTAAGCAGGtaaagtgtgtaaaaaaaatttgaaaaaatgttcagcatgttttcatgtctgtACGTGTAAATATTAAGATCTGTTGTCTCATAATATAATATTCCCTCAGACAGATGAGGAGTCACTGGTCTATTCTGCACCAAACTTCAGGAAAACTagcaaagcagagagaaaagatgcaAAACGATCAGAGGAAGAGAGTATCTACACTGACGTCAGAGTTGGTGGGCTGGATTAACAGTCTCAAAACTGTGACTTCTTGTCTGCACATGTGAGGGAAATGTCATGGTTAAGCTGCACCAACCGTTCCACATTTATGTCaataagtatttttttaaatataataaaaatgaatcattacAGAGAAGAACTAAATGTAAGTTAGGTCTCTGGCAGTACATTGATGCAGTAAGGCTCACATAATAATATTTGTTTCCTTGTGAAGTTTTTATCAAAGTGAACTCTGAAAAAAAATTCCTAAATGTGTATATGCCTATGTGTATATGTACtatatatgtattgtatgtatttcTAAATCTGTACTACTTTTCTCACTCATGTAGCCTGTGTCAATGACATGTTAAGGTAATTCACTGAAAGGAACTGCTGGGTAGGTACATATGCTGATTTCTTTTTAAGTATCTACATAATCACAAGAGATACCAAACCTGCAATAAAACTCCTAAATGATAATGCACttcttttctgttgttatttttcttttccatatatcttttcatttgaaaaattgACCCTCTACCGTAGAGGGTCAATTTTTAATGTTGTGCCACAAACCATGGCCTGCATAACACATTAATCAGGAAAGGGccactaaaacacacaacatactgtaaaattaattttgtgGGAATCTACAAAACCTGAGTATACACAAGTTTTGCCACAGCCACTTTTACTCTAAACTTTCAATACAGTTTAGGTTATTTGTCCCCTTATTCACACCaaccacatttttttcccaAAGTAGTTCTAGCATATGTTTCAATGTAGAAGATAATATAAGGCTAAGTTATAAATATGTAGCAAGTGTCTTCTTTAGTGTCGTACCCCCCCTCGTCCTGAATGACCTCAGGTACAAAACACTTATTCTGTAGTCCTTACTTTTTGTGGTCTCCCTGATTGTTCCTaattggactggaactggacagtctggaggctgtggcagagatgaggatggtggacaaaataaactccatattggacaatcctgcccacccacttcatgaggaactgtggcgaatgggaagttcattcagccacagactaattccccctaaagccaagactgaaagattcaggaagtcttttgtgtccacagccataagccataattcctcaatatagacaataacgcacacacacacatgcatgtacgcacacacacacacacacacacaaacccccctcCAAATagatagttaattactttattactttattaattactttatgaattactattaatcaatataatttaaataatctcaaatttaataactgctgtaacaactgaatttccccttggggattaataaagtacttcttcttcttcttcttcttcctgccTTGGCCTTGTCATAAACGctcattttctgtgtgtaacTCATTGCCTTCCTGTTGTTATACAAACCCAAGAAGTCCAGTTCATTTGACTAGTGTGAATGCTCCATACCATGCCTGCACGCTATGTGCTATGCCAGCTTCATTTTAGCTGTATCATGGTGGTGTCATTTTGCTTTGGCTtagatcattttaaatgcagtgtGAGTGCAAGCCAGCAGGGGACTAGGGAGGGTAGGCAATCCTGATTGGACATAGTAGGAGGGCACCATGCTTACTGTGAGTACACTCTTAGCCTCAGCCCCTATTTTAATCTACCTACCCTGTTCATCTCTGGTTATGTTTTTGTTCACCACTCAATCCTTTTTAATGCAAAACTGTTCGGGCACCTGCAGCAGCTCAAGGCCTGCATTGGGGTCCTGCACCTGAGAAAATCCCTGACAATAAGGCTGTAACTGTGGAAGTTTTTGACTTAGTTGGACTGTCTCAGACCTTAATATTATCTTTGGCTAAAATCCAAATAATAGTAATATGCCTGCTTGTACTTTTGTCTTGCataggttttttttaaaaatatgcatttgtgctttgtttagtTCGGTCTCAGCAGAGATGTGTGGCACATATTGGGACTGGTACATGAGGATGCCCCCTCGTTTTTACTGCTTTAACCATCAAAATGAATATTTGACATTGATAAAGCATTTGAAATCTTAATTTTCATAATTTCTTTATATCATGGTTAGAGTTCAAATTCAATACAGTACAAATGTAGCTAATCTATTTATGTAATGAAAGATGTGTAACAAAAACTTTATAGCCATTAATAGCTTTATTAAAGGTTTATCAAACAACAgaaactgtgtgtattttattttttaataaagccAGTTGTAGTACTGTAAGTAGTatcaaagaaaagcaaaaagcatAAATAAGGATAGTGAAAGGATCAACATGGATGAGCAGTGTGCTATGATTTTGGCTTTTATCATGAATTACATTGTTCTTTATTTACGATGATGCAAAGGTTTTCcacagcatttattttttattcaaacagtCAAAGGACAGTATTATAAACAACCCAGACATTTTCAGAGACTCAGCATTTAATTTGAGAATACACACTTTCCtcattcttcatttctttcttcttccttcctcgTGTAGCTTTCTCTCCAGAGAAATGTAACGCAGCATAGTTCAGATCATGTCCATCTTCAGGCTGTGCAACAAGTAAAAGACTTGATGTAGTCACATTGTTATATGGTGCTGCTGGAATCATGTTAATGGAAACAACAAATGTGATTTGGTTTGATTACTTACAAAGTTTGAGTTTTCATGCCTTCCTTGTGAAGTGAAACCTTTGATTCCTAATactgaatgaaaacaggaacattATGTACTTTGAGTTCTTAATATGATCCTCTGATTTGACaagtgttcatttaaaaatgtttatgaacTGAATCTCATCTTGTTTGTATTAACATAGTGTACTGTAAGGTATTGTAAAAAAGTTCAATGATGATCACATGGAACAAAACACCATAGATATAATATATGTTCATATATTAGCAACATgttaatatgtatatattatatgtatatgtatatatatatatattacatgtacatgtatatgtatatgtatatgtgtatatatatatatatatatatatatatatatatatatatatatatatatatatatatatatatatatatatatatatatatatatatatatatatatatatatatataagccataagctggccaaaagaggacatagaagccactgatgtcaagacaaggaagctcttcacaatgcatggaggacttcaccccaaatccagcatcctgagactgtacgctaagaggatggaaggaggccggggactggtgagcgtcagagccaccatccaagatgaaacaaccaagatccatgagtacatcaggaagatggccccaagcgatggaatacttagtgaatatctcaggcaacagaagcccgatgcagaggaagaagagcaagaaccatcatggcaggacaaacccctgcacggcatgtaccaccgacagatacaagaagtggctgatatcgaaaagtcctaccggtggctggaaaaagctggactgaaagacagcacagaggcactgatcgtagcagcgcaagaacaggccctgagcacaagatcgatagaggccggggtctaccacaccaggcaggaccccaggtgcaggctgtgcaaagatgcccctgagacaatccagcacataacagcaggttgtaagatgctagcatgcagagcgtacatggaacgccataaccaagttgccggcatagtgtacaggaacatctgtgccgagtatgggctggaggtcccaaggtcaaaatgggacacgcctccaaaggtgagggagaatgaccgagctaagatcctgtgggacttccagatacagaccgacaaacaggtgatggctaaccaaccggacatagtagtggtggacaaacaacagaagaaagccgtagtggtagatgtagaaatcccaagtgacagcaacatcagaaagaaggaacatgagaagctggagaaataccaagggcttaaagaagagctagaaaggatgtggaaggtgaaggcaacagtggtccccgtggtaatcggcaccctcggggctgtgacccccaaactgggagagtggctccaacagatcccaggaacaacatcagagatctcagtccagaagagcgcagtgctagatactgcgaagaacccttaaactcccaggcctctggtagaggacccgagattgaggaagacacacaccacccataggggtgagacgggaaattttatatatatatatatatatatatatatataaatagaaaagatgtggaaggtgaaggcaacagtggtcatatacatatatatatatatatacgtatatatataaaacaacaaaataagacTGTACCTTATAGTTTAACCCAAAAGCTAAGTTTGAGATTTGTGCTGTCTGCTGTCATGTTACACTTTGTGCATTAAATGATCGTTGCAAGTGAAACAATTTAATATTAAGTAGTTTAACAATACTTACCTTTAAATTGTTCACGTGCTGGTCTTGAATTTCgggaacagatgaaaacaatatttccaGTCACAGAGACGGCCAAACAGATCACTGATATCACCAGTGCAATAAATTCAGAACTTGCTGTTTGCTCTAGAAAACaagcataaaataaattaatgctTCTGAAAGCCACGATCCTATTAACATATTCCAGGACTGAAACAAAATCATACCAATGTCCAGTTTTGTTCCATTCCCAAAATAtatctgtccacatgtggccacagcacagtaataagtcccagcatcagaggagctgatgttcttagagaagtgataaacacagctcttcacagtgtcagatctcttctcacattcattatttccatcAGTGTAGATGATGTTTGGATGAGATTCATCTGATCCAGCTCTGAACCAGTACACACTGTGATTTCTTGGACACGTGTcgctctcagagtcagagaggactgaacactgcagagtcactgAGTCTCCTGGACGGACTGGATCAGATACTGTCGACTGAACAACTGAATAGTTTGACGTCCTCtgagtgtttcctgtgtgataGAAAATAGTTGAAAATTTTAGATCTAAAGTGGAAAAATTACATCAGTTAAGAGTTCCAAAAGTTCAGTTAAATCCAGGATTAAATTTCCAAACAATAAACCTAAAAATTAAAATGGGATATTTTAggttataataaataattatttttttcacaaaatgctTTGTGACAGTGAGTTGTTTTAGGAATCAATAATTCTtaaaattaatgtattttaatttattccAGAATACTGCAAAAACACATAATTACCTTTTAGTGACAAATATGTTCCACTCCAGTCAGTCTTGCTCCAGTCTGTAAGTGCACAGTGATACATTCCCTCATCTTCCTGAATCGTCCTCACAATGGTCAGACTACTAATATTCTTTGATTGTTTTACTTCAAATCTTGAGCCAGAAAACTCTGGTTCATATGTTGGGTTTGTATTTTTACGCAGTGTCACAATTAATTTCAGGTTATCTCCAACACTCTGCTTGTACCACTGGAGTGAATTTCGGATAAAGTCCTCATCAGGCAAAACACATGTGACTGTCACAGGTTCATGAAGTCCAACTGTGATCACTGGAACCAGCGTGTctgagaagaataaaaacaaaatcataattaTCTGAATGCAGGAAATAATCACATCAACCACAACACATCTAGATTGCATGCAGATActtcaatgtaaaaatatttagttagTATTAAATAGCACTTACATCCTTGTTGGAGGAGAAGCAGTGTAACCCATAACACAATCATTGTGacactgtctgtgtgcagagaTGTCTTGGTTGTTTAGTGAAGGAGGTGAGATGGACGTGATAGGTCGAACTGAAAtgcatctgattggctgttgtcTAGGAAGTTAGTAGCTGCACAGCCTGAGAATAAAACCATCAGCATGATGgcactgtcactgtgaacatgttgGTCATATGGCGAACATAGCATGAAGGTTTCTTGTGTAAACgtgcaaatgtgtgtgataTAAAGACCATTTAAATATCATACTGTACATCTGATATCACTGCATATTAGTCTAGGGGAGAAATGaactaacaaaataaataatatgatgAAAAGCACAGAAGTCTTGGTTAAAAGACCAGTCCACCACAGAGGGTCAAGGCTTTTGATGTTTTGGTAAAACACTGCTCTGCATATCACATACATCAGGAGAGGACCAAAACTATAACTTCAGGGAGAAATACATGTGCCTTTTTCAAATGACCCACAATTTACATGGTCATTATTGGGATAAATGTCTGAGATTATAATGTATTGATTGTTCAAACTTTTATTAAC harbors:
- the LOC113144734 gene encoding uncharacterized protein LOC113144734; the encoded protein is MILFLFFSDTLVPVITVGLHEPVTVTCVLPDEDFIRNSLQWYKQSVGDNLKLIVTLRKNTNPTYEPEFSGSRFEVKQSKNISSLTIVRTIQEDEGMYHCALTDWSKTDWSGTYLSLKGNTQRTSNYSVVQSTVSDPVRPGDSVTLQCSVLSDSESDTCPRNHSVYWFRAGSDESHPNIIYTDGNNECEKRSDTVKSCVYHFSKNISSSDAGTYYCAVATCGQIYFGNGTKLDIDKKSQF
- the LOC113144082 gene encoding uncharacterized protein LOC113144082 codes for the protein MLIIFYMLLMLRVGRCTDDQNFETKTIHVGDDVNLTCPRESSGTLFWIRLVSGNFPKILGKTFDIDTDSRITASEEPRIFVLHITKAELSDTGVYYCLKTQQQTFIFLKGTELRVKEPDITTVSPTDPVHSGDSVTLQCSVFSDSENKTCLEENSLCCYKAGAHQSQINLNCTQENSSAGLGKNPERYFTKKCVCSTFKNISSDTYYCSAATCGEKLFGNRSKLNTDVNTCSSHLQKDNTILFLLCAALAISLIVIAFLLYSIEKLKKKSCGCSNDVVVLQTNATVTGNQESKQTDEESLVYSAPNFRKTSKAERKDAKRSEEESIYTDVRVGGLD